From Falco cherrug isolate bFalChe1 chromosome 4, bFalChe1.pri, whole genome shotgun sequence, one genomic window encodes:
- the LOC114014359 gene encoding heat shock transcription factor, X-linked-like, whose amino-acid sequence MSPLCSTGITMPCRNICWDPQPASASWPLLADWQDQGLALHGGGHRGKLGTKAMERELSAQVTPSLPAPEELGQWADTTCAGPPGQGESAPRDAAMQVVGEERHVQPGGDGHDTKQVPPASSKSVGQGSGLLSLRFPQKLWTMVESDQFRSIWWSKGGKCVAINEKLFKEEVLGRGGPLQVYTRQSMKSFLRQMNYHGFIKMQEDGERSASLPEFLAEEAAAAAHSKVLYYYNPLFNRGHPHLLEKCRRRDGLKRKALEMDEGQPCRRPGGQPAGDMPASTKRWAEAPPSLGATRPSPPAAAPALPEPAGAAGSKNFSPVAPSSPPPLSALPASPAPLCRQSPPVPHCPTCTCHLRTADAIGPQRGTI is encoded by the exons ATGTCACCACTATGCAGCACGGGCATCACAATGCCGTGCCGGAATATCTGCTGGGACCCACAGCCAGCCAGTGCCAGTTGGCCTTTGCTTGCTGACTGGCAGGACCAAGGCCTGGCTCTCCACGGTGGTGGCCACCGAGGCAAGCTTGGCACAAAAGCAATGGAGCGGGAGCTGTCTGCTCAAGTAACaccatccctgcctgctccggaggagctggggcagtgggCAGACACGACTTGTGCTGGCCCTCCAGGACAGGGGGAAAGTGCCCCCCGGGACGCTGCCATGCAAGTGGTAGGGGAGGAGCGGCACGTCCAACCGGGGGGTGACGGACATGACACCAAACAAGTCCCTCCTGCTTCCAGCAAGAGCGTGGGCCAAGGCAGCGGGCTCCTGTCGCTCCGCTTTCCACAGAAGCTTTGGACGATGGTGGAAAGCGACCAGTTTCGGTCCATTTGGTGGAGCAAGGGAGGAAAATGCGTGGCCATCAACGAGAAGCTCTTCAAAGaggaggtgctgggcaggggaggaCCTCTGCAGGTTTACACCAGGCAGAGCATGAAGAGCTTCCTTCGCCAGATGAACTACCACGGATTCATCAAAATGCAAGAGGATGGCGAAAGATCTGCCTCCCTGCCTGAGTTCCTggcagaagaagcagcagctgctgctcacagcaag GTACTCTACTACTATAACCCCCTCTTTAACAGAGGGCATCCCCACCTGCTGGAAAAGTGCCGGAGGAGGGATGGCCTCAAGCGGAAAGCCCTGGAGATGGATGaggggcagccctgcagaagacCAGGTGGCCAGCCTGCAGGGGACATGCCAGCGTCCACCAAGCGATGGGCTGAAGCACCTCCCAGCCTCGGTGCCACCCGTCCATCTCCACCCGCAGCTGCTCCCGCACTTCCAGAGCCGGCGGGAGCAGCGGGCAGCAAGAACTTCAGCCCTGtggccccctcctccccaccaccactctCAGCTCTGCCAGCGTCCCCAGCACCACTCTGCAGACAAAGCCCTCCAGTCCCCCACTGCCCCACCTGCACCTGCCACCTCAGGACTGCAGACGCCATCGGACCCCAGCGCGGCACAATCTAA